TAAAATGCCATGTTAATTTAATTCCGGTGAACTATGTACCGGAACGCAACTATGTACGTACACCTCGGGATCAAATTTTTGAGTTTGAAAAAACATTGAAAAAGCGCGGTATCAATGTAACGATCCGAAGGGAACAAGGCAGTGATATCGACGCAGCCTGCGGCCAGCTTCGGGCCAAGGAGCGCAAAGAAGAGACGAGGTGACCCTATGAGGGCGATATTTAAAACAGACCGTGGAAGGGTCCGCCAGCATAATGAAGATAATGGCGGAATCTTTAAAAACTCGGAAGGCGTCCGCCTTGCCATCGTTGCCGATGGCATGGGCGGCCACCGTGCCGGGGATGTAGCAAGTGCGATGACGATAGACCTTATGAAAAAGGGCTGGGAGGAATCCAGCGGAATTGAAACGGCCAATGATGCCGAGGAGTGGCTAAAACAGCAAATCTTCTTGGTCAATCATTCGCTATTCGAATATGCCGAGGCACATACGGAATGTAAGGGAATGGGAACTACCGTTGTTGCTGCTATTTGTACTGACAAGTTCGCGACCATTGCCAATATTGGGGACAGTCGATGTTATTTGTATAATGAGAGTGGCTTTAAGCAGGTTACGGAGGATCATTCACTCGTTAACGAGCTGGTCCGATCAGGGCAGATTTCGAAGGAAGATGCCGAGAACCATCCACGAAAAAATGTTTTATTACGAGCCTTGGGGACAGAAATGCAAGTTGAAATGGATATCACGACGGTCATATTCGAAGAAAGTGATTTATTGTTGCTTTGTTCGGATGGCTTAACGAACAAAGTGAGTGAAGTGGAGCTTGAAGAAACGGTTATAAATGGGCAGTCTCTTGAAGAAAAGGCAAATTCATTAATAGATAAGGCCAATCACTACGGTGGGGAAGACAACATCACCCTTGTGCTTGTTCAATTTACTGATGAAAGCGAAAGCAGGTGAATTGAATGCTGATTGGCAGAAGAATCAACGGCCGTTATAAACTGATCGAAATGGTCGGTGGCGGCGGTATGGCGAACGTCTACCTTGCAAGGGATATGATCTTGGATAGGGATGTTGCATTGAAAATCCTTCGCATGGACTTCAACAATGACGAAGAATTCATCAAGCGCTTCAACCGGGAAGCTCAATCGGCAACCAGTTTGGCCCATCCCAATATCGTAAGCATTTATGACGTTGGTGAAGAAGATGCCATCTATTATATCGTCATGGAATATGTGGACGGTTTCACCCTTAAGCAATACATACAAAAATATTATCCGATTCCAGTCGAAAAAGCCTTGGATATCATGAAGCAAATAACGGCAGCGATTTCCCATGCCCACCATAACGGGATCATCCATCGTGACATCAAGCCACAGAACATACTGATCGATAAAGAAGGAACCGTCAAGATTACGGACTTTGGAATTGCCTTGGCCTTGAGTGCAACCAACATCACTCAGACGAACGCCGTTTTGGGCTCCGTCCATTACTTATCACCGGAGCAGGCAAGGGGCGGAATGGCCAATAAGAAATCGGACATTTATTCGCTTGGCATCGTCATGTTTGAATTGCTGACGGGTAGATTGCCTTTTTCGGGTGAATCTGCCGTGTCGATAGCACTTAAACATTTACAATCGGAAACTCCTTCACCAAAACGCTGGAATCCTGAAATACCGCAGAGTGTAGAAAATATTATTTTGAGGGCGACAGCGAAAGATTCATATTACCGGTATGAGAGTGTAGATTCAATGGAAGATGACATTCGAACGTCACTCAATCCTGAGCGTTCGAATGAGCAGCCCTTCATGATACCGGAAGACCATGATGCAACGAAAGCAATACCCGTCATTACGGATGATCAGCTTTCGAGCATTGATGAAACGATCATAAGAGGACCGGAAAAAAATACGGTAGTTCATGCAGACGATGGTGGAGATGACTCAGTAGAAGTCATGAAAGTGAACAAAAAACAAAAGAAACAGAAAAAACAAAAAATGAAGTCTAAACAAAAGGATAAAAAACGAAGGAGAATGCCAGCCATTTTGGTGTCCATCTTTTTAGTCCTTGCACTGCTTGCCGTCTTATCCGTCACTATAGGACCTTCCCTTTTCGGCTCGAAGGAAGTGACGATCCCTGACCTTAAAGGGAAAGATTTGGATGATGCCATTACTGATTTACTTAACTTGGATTTGGTCGTCGGAGATACGATCGAAATTGAGGACGATGAGGTTGAAGCGGGGCTGGTGATCAAAACCAATCCGAAGGAAGGGAAAACCGTCAAGGCGGGGGCGAAAGTCGATATTTATCAAAGTGCCGGAAAAGAAACGATTTCGCTGTCCAACTATGAAGGCCGAAATTACTCGGATGTTAAATCTCTGGTGGAGAATATGGGTTTCAAAAACACGATCGTCACCTATAAGTATGATGATAGCGATCCCGGTACCATCATAGATCAGACGCCATCCAGTGCCACTGAAATCGTTCCATCCGAAACGGAACTTGAATTGACGGTCAGCAAGGGGGAAGATTTATTGAGCTTGAAAAATCTCAAGGGGTTCAATGAAGCTGGCCTAAATGATTATGCCAATGAAAGTGGGTTGAAGATCGATTCTGAAGAAGAGGTCTATGATGATTCCGTCGAGAAGGGACTGGTCATTTCCCAGTCGCCTGAACCGGGTACAAGGGTCGAAAAAGGCAGTACGGTGAAAGTTGTCGTCTCAAAAGGGAAAGAAGAGATCCCTCCCAAGACCGTAACGGAGGAGATCAAGATTGAATATGATCCAGTTGCTCCTGGCAAAGCGCAAAAGGTGCAGATTTTTATTGAAGATATCAACAATAGCATGACAGAGCCTAAAGAATCATTCTTTATCGTGGAAGATGCCAAGCGAACGATCGTATTGACGGTTTCGCCGGATAAGAAAGCAGGCTACAAGGTCATGAGGGACAACCAGGTCATCATCGACAAAGCCGTCTCTTATCCCGACTAAATATATTAATTAGGAGTGTGGCTATGCCCGAAGGAAAAATTATTAAAGCACTAAGCGGATTTTATTATGTGCTTGATGGGGAAGAAGTTTTTCAATGCCGCGGACGGGGCGTTTTCAGGAAAAATAAGGTAACTCCGCTTGTTGGCGATTATGTAGTGTTCCAAGCGGAAAACAAAACGGATGGGACCGTTACCGAAATAAAACCGCGAAAGAATGAATTGATACGTCCGCAAATCTCAAATGTAGATCAAGCCATCCTCGTCTTTTCGGCAGTTGAACCTGACTTCAGTCCAGCGCTGCTTGACCGTTTTCTCGTACTTATCGAAGATAACGAAATCGAGCCCATTATCGTCGTGACGAAACTGGACTTGGTCACTCCCGAAAACCGAACGAAATTGACCCAGTACATCAATGATTATCGAAAACTTGGGTATACCGTATTGGAAACATCTTCGGTTACCACAGGAGGCATTGAAGAACTGGTTCCTTATCTAGAAGGGAAGACGAGTGTATTTGCCGGTCAGTCAGGAGTCGGGAAATCGTCTTTACTGAATGCAATCAATCCTGAACTGGCTTTGAAGACTGATGACATTTCCTCACATCTGGGACGGGGTAAGCATACTACGCGTCATGTCGAATTGATTCATATCGGCTCTGGCCTTGTCGCGGATACACCTGGTTTCAGTTCGCTTGAATTCATGGAGATGGAACCTGAACGGTTATCCTATTGCTTCCCCGAAATGCATGAGCATGGAGAGGACTGTAAGTTCAGGGCATGTTTGCACGATAAAGAACCGAAATGTGCCGTGAAGGAAGCGGTGGGATCCGGGGAAATCCCGGAATATCGCTATGAGCATTATATGCAATTCTTGGAAGAAATAAGAGATAGAAAGCCGAGGTATTGAAATGGTTAAAATTGCACCTTCGATTTTATCAGCTAACTTTGCAAAATTGGGAGAGGAAATACTGGATGTGGAAAGAGGCGGGGCTGATTTCATCCATGTGGATGTCATGGATGGGCAGTTCGTGCCCAATATTACCATCGGACCATTAATAGTCGAAGCCATTCGACCTGTGACAAAGCTGCCGCTTGATGTCCACTTAATGATCGAACAACCTGACCGTTATATCGAGGCGTTCGCAAATGCGGGAGCCGATTATATTACGGTGCATGTTGAGGCCTGCACACATCTGCACCGCACAATCCAGTTAATTAAATCCTATGGTGTCAAGGCAGGAGTGGTGCTTAACCCAGCCACGCCAGCGTCCGTGCTCCAGCCTATAATCGAAGATATTGATATGGTGCTGTTGATGACGGTTAATCCAGGCTTTGGCGGGCAAAAGTTCATCACATCCGTCTTGCCAAAAATCGCTGAAGTGAAGGCGATGGCAGTCCGCGATAATCAGGATCTGGAAATAGAGGTTGATGGCGGAGTCAATGAAGAAACAGCTAAACTTTGTATCGAACAAGGGGCGACGGTCCTGGTGGCCGGGTCAGCAATTTATAATCAGGAAGATCGACGTGAAGCAATTCAAAAGATTCGGGGAAATTGATTCAAAGCCGACATTATCGAATATATGATAATGATCGGCTTTTTTTAACAGTCTTCATAAAGAAATCTCGTATATCATATACGTATAAAGGATGATAATCATGATCATTAGTATAATGGCTGGCGGTCCGGAATCGTTATGGCCGGATTTGGAAAGGTATAGGGAAATGACTGATCTTTGGGTCGGAGTTGATAGGGGAGTATGGGCCTTGCTTGACAATGGAATCAAACCTAAATGTGGCTTTGGGGATTTCGATTCGGTCTCGGAAGAAGAATACAAGGTAATTGTCCGAAGGCTTCAGCAAGTAAACTTATATTCATCTGAAAAGGATGAAACCGATCTGGAAATCGCTTTTAAATGGGCATTAGATCAAAAACCGTGTGAAATTCACATTCTTGGCGCCACCGGGGGCAGAATGGATCATTTTCTTGGCAATATCCAACTGCTCCAGAAGGAAAGCATCCTTCCAAATCATGCCGATATGGATATATACATAGTCGACCGACAAAACATTTTCACAGTCAAGACAGCAGGTTCTTATGAGGTTGCTGCGCTGGAAGATAAGAAGTACATATCATTCCTTCCGGTCACATCGGAAGTCACTGGCATCACGCTGAAGGGCTTCAAATATCCATTGAGCGATCGCTGCTTGGAGCTAGGTTCGACTCTCTGTATCAGCAATGAACTAATTTCCGAATCTGGGAATGTTTCATTTAAGGAGGGCATATTAATGATGATAAGAAGCAGAGATTAAAATTCATGCTTAAGGCAGATTCGGATATAATTACAAATCCTATATCCGCTAAAAAGCTTATGTGTAATAGAAAAATTCCACTTCATCTTTAACTGTGGGATGCAAAGAGGAGGGGCATGATGAAATTTTATACGATTAAATTGCCAAAAGTTCTGGGCAGTTTGGTAAGGGCTATGCTCGGAGCGTTTAAAAAGGGCTGATACTTATTCCACATGACACCTCTCGAATACAGGGAGGTGTTATTTTTCGGGTTTTCAGAGGATAATGAATGTGCCGGCCATCGGTTAATGGGTGATGATTTTCTAGATGCTGATATACTAGCGATCAACCATCCCCATTAAATTGTCAGCCAATTCAAGTAAAAAGGCATCCTTAGAGGATGCCGTAACATTATACGCGTTCTACTTTGCCCGATTTAAGAGCTCTTGCAGAAACGTATACACGTTTAGGTTTACCGTCAACTAAAATACGTACTTTTTGAAGGTTAGCGCCCCATGTACGCTTGCTAGCGTTCATTGCGTGAGAGCGGCTGTTACCAGAACGAGTTCTTCTTCCAGTGATTACACATTTACGTGCCATGTTAAATTCCCTCCTAACTACACCAAGCTTAAGTTTTCACAGTCATCTTAAGTCTTTGTAAAATACTTTAATAATTTATCATACCTACCGTGAGAATGCAATACTTCAGTTAATTACTTTCAAGAAAAAAACCTTGACATACATACTATAAAATTGAATTATATTAAGTACCGTAAGACATTTACTTTTAAAACCTTAGACATTATAGTAAAATGTCTTTAGTTGATTTGATTTTTTGGGAGGGAAAAGAGAAATGTCTATTGAACTACAAACGAAATATGGACAAATTGATATCTCTAATGATGTTATCGCTACTGTAGCAGGCGGAGCAGCAGTGGATTGCTACGGAATTATAGGAATGGCTTCCAAAAAACAATTTAAAGATGGCATTGCTGAAATTTTAAGAAAAGAAAACTTTACTAAGGGTGTAATAGTCCGTCAAGAAGAGGAAGAAGTTCATATCGATATGTATATTATCGTAAGCTATGGAACAAAAATCTCGGAAGTTGCGCATAATGTGCAATCAAAGGTAAAGTACACTCTGAACAAAACTGTAGGATTAGCAGTCGATTCCGTTAACATTTTTGTCCAGGGAGTTCGTGTGACGAACCCTTAAGTATAGGAGGAAAGTTTAGTGTCAATTACAAGTTTGAATGGAAAGCGCTTTGCAGAAATGATCATTCAAGGTGCCAATCATTTAGCGGCTAATGCTCAAATGGTTGATGCGTTGAATGTTTTCCCTGTCCCAGATGGAGATACTGGAACAAATATGAATTTATCGATGACTTCCGGAGCCAAGGAAGTGCAAAATAACGTCCAGGACCACATCGGAAAAGTGGGCACATCCCTTTCAAGAGGATTGCTTATGGGCGCTCGCGGCAATTCTGGAGTTATCCTTTCACAGTTGTTCCGCGGCTTTGCAAAAGCGATCGAACATAAATCTGAAATAAATAGTGAAGAATTCGCACAAGCTTTTGAAGCAGGCGTACAAACAGCTTACAAAGCTGTCATGAAACCTGTCGAAGGAACAATTTTGACGGTTGCCAAAGATGCAGCCAAGCAAGCGGTTACATCCGCTGCCAGGCATCGGGACCTCATTCAGGTAATGGAGGAAATCGTAACGGAGGCCAATGCCTCACTGAAACGCACACCGGATCTCCTTCCAGTCTTGAAAGAAGTGGGAGTCGTTGACAGCGGCGGACAAGGCTTGGTATTTGTATATGAAGGCTTCCTTGCTGAGTTGAAAGGTGAAGCCCTTCCAGTCCGTTCTGAACATGGCCCTAGCATGGATGACATGGTCAGTGCCGAACATCACATGAACGTTCAAGGGCATATGAGCACGGAGGATATCGTGTTTGGCTACTGCACGGAATTCATGGTCCGTCTAGAAAGCGACAAGCTGGCTAATAAATCATTTGATGAGGATAAATTCCGAAATGATTTAAGTGAATACGGAGATTCATTATTAGTCATTTCAGATGATGAAGTCGTCAAAGTACATATTCATTCTGAACAGCCTGGGGAATGTCTCAATTATGGACAGCGATACGGCAGTTTAATCAAAATGAAAATCGATAATATGCGCGAACAGCATACTGCGATTGTTGGTGAAACGCACACTCCGCTTCAAACGAAACCGGCAACAAAAGATAAATACGGAGTGGTGTCCGTTGCTATGGGTGCGGGCATCAGTGAATTGTTCAAAAGCATTGGCGCTAAGTCGGTAATCGAGGGCGGACAAACGATGAATCCTAGCACGGAAGATATCGTTAAAGCTGTCGAGGAGGCAAATGCCGAGCATGTCATCATCTTGCCTAACAATAAAAATATCATTATGGCTGCCAATCAGGCAGCAGATGTACTTGGTGATCATGTGACGGTCGTTCCTACAAAAACGGTACCACAGGGAATGGCTGCCTTGTTGGCATTCAATCCATCACTTGATGCTTCCGAGAATGAAAAAGCGATGAGTGAAGCCCTTGCACACGTGAAAACGGGCCAAATCACATATGCTGTACGTGATACCAACATTGATGGTCTTTCCATCGAGACTGGGGATTTCATGGGCATAGCTGAAGGAACCATCAAAGTGAAGGATAAAGACAAGGCGCAAGCGGCAAAAGAACTTCTTTCCGAGATGATTGACGATGATGCTGAAATCCTGACGATTTTATATGGAGAAGACGCCAATGCAGAAGAAGTTGAAAATATCGTTGCTTATTGCAAGGAGAATTTCGAAGGCGTTGAAGTGGAAGTCCATAATGGAAAACAACCTTTGTATTCCTTCATTTTTTCAATTGAATAAATAAGACGTCATGTAGATGAAGGCATAGATTTGATGTTCCTCTATTCTTATGATCATGAATGAATAAAAGGCAAGAAACTGCATATGTCATTAGGCTATGCAGTTTTATTTTTTGGCTGTTATCTCATTATTTGTCGCTGTTCACCCCTCAAATGCTCGCCTATCCACTACTCCGCTCCAATCAAGCGTAAATCGGTTTTATAAAAAACACCAATAATACGAAAAGAACCTCATTTTTTTAATGAGACATATGAACAGCCAGGTTGGAGTTACGGTGAATTTGACGTTATTATTAATCTAACACCTTTCCATTCCCTTGATTTCAATAGCTGAAGGAGGAGCAATGCATGAAATTCAGAAGTGTATTCGATATAATAGGTCCTGTTATGATTGGCCCCTCTAGTTCCCATACAGCCGGTGCTGCAAGAATCGGAAGGGTGGCCAGGAATTTATTTGACCGTGAACCTAAATGGGCACATATTTCGTTTTATGGTTCGTTCGCCAAAACCTATAAAGGGCATGGAACGGATGTAGCCATTGTCGGAGGCTTACTTGATTTTGATACATTTGACGAGAGAATTAAAGAATCGTTGGAAATAGCCCGCAAAAAGAAAATGAAAATTACTTTTCGGGAAGAAGAGGCCGTACCTGAACATCCCAATACAGCAAAAATATTAGTGGGGGATGATGATGGTGAACTTGAACTCGTCGGTATATCGATTGGCGGGGGAAAAATTGAAATTGTCGAATTAAATGGGTTTAAATTAAGGCTTTCGGGTCACAACCCTGCCATACTAGTCGTTCACGATGACAGATTTGGGGCGATTGCCAGTGTTTCCAACATTTTGGCTAAGCATCAAATCAATATAGGCCAGATGGAAGTTTCCCGTAAGGGAAAGGGGAAAATGGCGCTGATGACGATTGAAGTGGATCAAAACCTTGAGGATCGAGTCATTGATGAAATTGCAGCGCTCCCCGACATCACTCAAGTAGCTAGGATTGTTGATTGAAGGCAATCGAATCGTTTCCACTTAGGAAGGAGAAGATAGCATGTTTCGAAATGTTGCAGAGTTGATAGAATTAGCTGAAGCAAAGCAGAAAAGAATATCAACATTGATGATAGAACAGGAAATGGAAGTAACGGGCAGAAGTCGTGAACAAATCATCCACCAGATGGGAGTCAACCTGGATGTAATGGAACAGGCTGTTGAAAAGGGCCTCCAAGGTGTACAGTCCGTTTCAGGACTTACAGGCGGTGACGCAGTCCTGCTTCAGAATTACATTAAATCCGGAAATTTCCTATCCGGCGAATTGTTGTTGGATGCGGTGAGCAAAGCAGTGGCAACAAACGAAGTGAACGCGGCCATGGGAACCATTTGCGCGACACCCACTGCCGGATCTGCTGGGGTGGTGCCGGGAACCCTTTTTGCTTTGCAGAACAAATTAAAACCGAATCGTGAACAGAAAATCGCGTTCTTATTCACTGCAGGGGCGTTCGGTTTTGTTGTAGCGAACAACGCTTCAATTTCTGGAGCCGCGGGGGGCTGTCAGGCAGAGGTCGGGTCAGCTGCAGGAATGGCAGCGGCAGCAATCGTGGAAATGGCGGGGGGAACACCTGCGCAAAGTGCTGAAGCTATGGCCATCACGTTAAAGAATATGCTTGGTCTTGTGTGTGACCCTGTAGCTGGGCTTGTGGAGGTGCCTTGTGTGAAACGGAATGCGATGGGGGCGGCCAATGCAATGGTTGCAGCTGATATGGCGTTGGCGGGGATTACAAGCCGTATACCATGTGATGAAGTGATTGATGCAATGTACAAAATCGGGCAAACGATGCCATCGGCTCTTAGGGAAACTGCACAAGGAGGATTAGCGGCTACACCAACTGGACGGGAGTTGGAAGCGAAAATTTTTGGCCTGCCGCTCAATAAAAAGTGAACTCCACCATATTTGAACCGATAACGGCAGTGAAAGGGATTGGCAACGAAACGGCGGCAGCCTTGGAGGAAATGGAGATTCATACCGTCAAGAATCTCCTTGAACACCTTCCCTATCGTTATGAAGATTACCGCTTGAGGGACTTAGAGACGGTAGAACATGAAGAACGCGTTACCGTCGAAGGAAAGATTCATACCATCCCGACATTAGGTTACTTTGGAAAGAAAAAGTCGAGGCTGACCATTAAATTATTGAGCGGGAGATATTTAATAAATGTCATCTTTTTTAATCAACCCTATTTGAAGCCGAAACTTACGATAGGGGAAACCATAACGGTAACCGGAAAATGGGATCGTCATCGCCAAACCATTACTGGCTCAGAATGTCATATTGGCAATCACAGCCGCGAGAAAGAGTTTGAACCTGTTTATTCCGTCAAGGGAAGTATTACCGTAAAAGGCTTGCGCCGTTTCATCTCCAATGCATTTTCTCAGTATGGATCCATGATTGAAGAGAATTTACCTCCGCAATTACTGGCTACATACAAGCTGATGCCGCGTAAAGATGCTCTTCGTATGATGCATTTCCCTTTTTCTGCTGATGATATCAAGAAGGCGCGGCGCCGCTTTGTATATGAGGAATTTTTAATGTTTCAACTAAAAATGCAGGCATTGCGTAAAGTGCAGCGGGAGCAGTCAAAAGGAATTGGTCAGGAATTTGACGGGAAGTCAGTGGAAGCCTTCGTAGGAACGCTTCCTTTCCCTTTAACACATGCTCAAAATCGTGTTGTCGAGGAAATCTTGAATGATATGAAATCTCCTTATCGGATGAATCGCCTTCTTCAAGGTGACGTTGGATCAGGAAAAACGGTCGTGGCTGCCATCTGCCTCAAGGCAACGATTACAGCTGGTTTCCAAGGTGCACTCATGGTCCCGACTGAAATCCTGGCTGAGCAGCATACGCAATCATTGAAGGCCATGCTTGAGCCGACTGGAGTGAAGGTGGCATTATTGACTAGTTCAGTGAAGGGCAAAAAGCGTCGGGAGCTATTGGAAATGCTTGAATCCGGTGAGATTGACCTTTTGATCGGAACGCATGCTTTGATACAGGATGAAGTGAATTTTCGAAACCTCGGTCTTGTCATCACGGATGAACAACATCGTTTTGGGGTCGAGCAGCGTCGGATCCTCCGTGAAAAAGGTGCCAATCCAGATGTTCTATTCATGACGGCAACACCCATACCCCGTACGCTCGCGATTACCGTTTTTGGTGAAATGGACGTTTCGACGATAGATGAAATGCCGGCTGGACGCAAGGCGATAGAAACGTATTGGGCTAAACATCAAATGCTTGATCGTATATTGACTTTTGTTGAAAAGGAACTTAAAAAAGGACGGCAGGCTTACGTCATCTGTCCATTGATCGAGGAATCGGAAAAGCTCGATTCTTTGCAAAATGTCTTGGATGTCCATGCCATGCTGACACAGTACTTTGCCAATCGGTATAAAGTGGGGCTCATGCATGGGCGCCTTCCCGCTGATGAAAAAGACGAGGTCATGCAGGAGTTCAGTGTAAACATTGCGCAAATCCTCGTCTCTACGACCGTTGTAGAGGTTGGAGTGAATGTTCCTAATGCAACGGTAATGGTCATATATGATGCGGAGCGTTTTGGTCTGTCCCAGCTGCATCAGTTACGGGGAAGGGTAGGACGGGGAAGCGATCAGTCCTTTTGCATTCTCCTGGCAGATCCGAAAACGGAGGTCGGTAAAGAACGGATGAAAATCATGACAGAAACAAATGATGGCTTTGTCCTCTCAGAGAAAGATTTGGAACTTCGCGGCCCAGGCGATTTCTTTGGCAAAAAGCAAAGCGGCCTGCCGGAGTTCAAAGTAGCTGACATGGTCCATGACTACAGGACCTTGGAAGTGGCTCGCGAGGATGCCGCAAAATTGATTGCTTCCCAAAGCTTTTGGCATTCCGGGGAATATGCACCGTTACGCGACTATTTAGAGGGTACAGG
This genomic stretch from Peribacillus muralis harbors:
- a CDS encoding thiamine diphosphokinase, with amino-acid sequence MIISIMAGGPESLWPDLERYREMTDLWVGVDRGVWALLDNGIKPKCGFGDFDSVSEEEYKVIVRRLQQVNLYSSEKDETDLEIAFKWALDQKPCEIHILGATGGRMDHFLGNIQLLQKESILPNHADMDIYIVDRQNIFTVKTAGSYEVAALEDKKYISFLPVTSEVTGITLKGFKYPLSDRCLELGSTLCISNELISESGNVSFKEGILMMIRSRD
- the rsgA gene encoding ribosome small subunit-dependent GTPase A; the encoded protein is MPEGKIIKALSGFYYVLDGEEVFQCRGRGVFRKNKVTPLVGDYVVFQAENKTDGTVTEIKPRKNELIRPQISNVDQAILVFSAVEPDFSPALLDRFLVLIEDNEIEPIIVVTKLDLVTPENRTKLTQYINDYRKLGYTVLETSSVTTGGIEELVPYLEGKTSVFAGQSGVGKSSLLNAINPELALKTDDISSHLGRGKHTTRHVELIHIGSGLVADTPGFSSLEFMEMEPERLSYCFPEMHEHGEDCKFRACLHDKEPKCAVKEAVGSGEIPEYRYEHYMQFLEEIRDRKPRY
- the rpmB gene encoding 50S ribosomal protein L28, producing MARKCVITGRRTRSGNSRSHAMNASKRTWGANLQKVRILVDGKPKRVYVSARALKSGKVERV
- the sdaAA gene encoding L-serine ammonia-lyase, iron-sulfur-dependent, subunit alpha, whose product is MFRNVAELIELAEAKQKRISTLMIEQEMEVTGRSREQIIHQMGVNLDVMEQAVEKGLQGVQSVSGLTGGDAVLLQNYIKSGNFLSGELLLDAVSKAVATNEVNAAMGTICATPTAGSAGVVPGTLFALQNKLKPNREQKIAFLFTAGAFGFVVANNASISGAAGGCQAEVGSAAGMAAAAIVEMAGGTPAQSAEAMAITLKNMLGLVCDPVAGLVEVPCVKRNAMGAANAMVAADMALAGITSRIPCDEVIDAMYKIGQTMPSALRETAQGGLAATPTGRELEAKIFGLPLNKK
- the sdaAB gene encoding L-serine ammonia-lyase, iron-sulfur-dependent subunit beta — translated: MKFRSVFDIIGPVMIGPSSSHTAGAARIGRVARNLFDREPKWAHISFYGSFAKTYKGHGTDVAIVGGLLDFDTFDERIKESLEIARKKKMKITFREEEAVPEHPNTAKILVGDDDGELELVGISIGGGKIEIVELNGFKLRLSGHNPAILVVHDDRFGAIASVSNILAKHQINIGQMEVSRKGKGKMALMTIEVDQNLEDRVIDEIAALPDITQVARIVD
- the rpe gene encoding ribulose-phosphate 3-epimerase, encoding MVKIAPSILSANFAKLGEEILDVERGGADFIHVDVMDGQFVPNITIGPLIVEAIRPVTKLPLDVHLMIEQPDRYIEAFANAGADYITVHVEACTHLHRTIQLIKSYGVKAGVVLNPATPASVLQPIIEDIDMVLLMTVNPGFGGQKFITSVLPKIAEVKAMAVRDNQDLEIEVDGGVNEETAKLCIEQGATVLVAGSAIYNQEDRREAIQKIRGN
- the pknB gene encoding Stk1 family PASTA domain-containing Ser/Thr kinase, encoding MLIGRRINGRYKLIEMVGGGGMANVYLARDMILDRDVALKILRMDFNNDEEFIKRFNREAQSATSLAHPNIVSIYDVGEEDAIYYIVMEYVDGFTLKQYIQKYYPIPVEKALDIMKQITAAISHAHHNGIIHRDIKPQNILIDKEGTVKITDFGIALALSATNITQTNAVLGSVHYLSPEQARGGMANKKSDIYSLGIVMFELLTGRLPFSGESAVSIALKHLQSETPSPKRWNPEIPQSVENIILRATAKDSYYRYESVDSMEDDIRTSLNPERSNEQPFMIPEDHDATKAIPVITDDQLSSIDETIIRGPEKNTVVHADDGGDDSVEVMKVNKKQKKQKKQKMKSKQKDKKRRRMPAILVSIFLVLALLAVLSVTIGPSLFGSKEVTIPDLKGKDLDDAITDLLNLDLVVGDTIEIEDDEVEAGLVIKTNPKEGKTVKAGAKVDIYQSAGKETISLSNYEGRNYSDVKSLVENMGFKNTIVTYKYDDSDPGTIIDQTPSSATEIVPSETELELTVSKGEDLLSLKNLKGFNEAGLNDYANESGLKIDSEEEVYDDSVEKGLVISQSPEPGTRVEKGSTVKVVVSKGKEEIPPKTVTEEIKIEYDPVAPGKAQKVQIFIEDINNSMTEPKESFFIVEDAKRTIVLTVSPDKKAGYKVMRDNQVIIDKAVSYPD
- a CDS encoding Asp23/Gls24 family envelope stress response protein, which codes for MSIELQTKYGQIDISNDVIATVAGGAAVDCYGIIGMASKKQFKDGIAEILRKENFTKGVIVRQEEEEVHIDMYIIVSYGTKISEVAHNVQSKVKYTLNKTVGLAVDSVNIFVQGVRVTNP
- a CDS encoding Stp1/IreP family PP2C-type Ser/Thr phosphatase, translated to MRAIFKTDRGRVRQHNEDNGGIFKNSEGVRLAIVADGMGGHRAGDVASAMTIDLMKKGWEESSGIETANDAEEWLKQQIFLVNHSLFEYAEAHTECKGMGTTVVAAICTDKFATIANIGDSRCYLYNESGFKQVTEDHSLVNELVRSGQISKEDAENHPRKNVLLRALGTEMQVEMDITTVIFEESDLLLLCSDGLTNKVSEVELEETVINGQSLEEKANSLIDKANHYGGEDNITLVLVQFTDESESR
- a CDS encoding DAK2 domain-containing protein: MSITSLNGKRFAEMIIQGANHLAANAQMVDALNVFPVPDGDTGTNMNLSMTSGAKEVQNNVQDHIGKVGTSLSRGLLMGARGNSGVILSQLFRGFAKAIEHKSEINSEEFAQAFEAGVQTAYKAVMKPVEGTILTVAKDAAKQAVTSAARHRDLIQVMEEIVTEANASLKRTPDLLPVLKEVGVVDSGGQGLVFVYEGFLAELKGEALPVRSEHGPSMDDMVSAEHHMNVQGHMSTEDIVFGYCTEFMVRLESDKLANKSFDEDKFRNDLSEYGDSLLVISDDEVVKVHIHSEQPGECLNYGQRYGSLIKMKIDNMREQHTAIVGETHTPLQTKPATKDKYGVVSVAMGAGISELFKSIGAKSVIEGGQTMNPSTEDIVKAVEEANAEHVIILPNNKNIIMAANQAADVLGDHVTVVPTKTVPQGMAALLAFNPSLDASENEKAMSEALAHVKTGQITYAVRDTNIDGLSIETGDFMGIAEGTIKVKDKDKAQAAKELLSEMIDDDAEILTILYGEDANAEEVENIVAYCKENFEGVEVEVHNGKQPLYSFIFSIE
- the spoVM gene encoding stage V sporulation protein SpoVM, translated to MKFYTIKLPKVLGSLVRAMLGAFKKG